The DNA region CATAGCCTGCTGACCCATTGCAGAACACATTATAACCTTTGCGTTAGGATCAATTTTTTTGATTTCTTTTAGGGCAGTTACTCCATCCATTTCCGGCATTGTAATATCCATTGTAACTAAATCTGGCTTTAACTCCTTATATTTTTCCACAGCTTCAACACCATTGGCCGCTTCTCCAACTACCTCATAACCATTTTTAACTAAAATATCTTTAATCATCATTCTCATAAAAGCTGCATCATCTACAATCATAATTTTTTTACTCATTATCTCTACCTCCATTTAGCTGTATTTATTGTAAATTTTGTACCCTTTCAATAGGTGTCAAAATACTAGTTATTCTAACTCCAAAATTTTCATTAATTACTACTACTTCTCCTTTGGCAATCACCTTTCCGTTGGCTAATATTTCCACAGGTTCTCCCGCCATTTTTTCTAATTCTATTATAGAGCCTGTCCCAAGGGAAAGAATATCTTTAATTTTTTTCTTAGTTCTTCCTAATTCCACTGTTATTTCCAGTGGAACATCCATAATTAGCCCTATATTATGGCTATGTTGTCCAACTTCCACTGGCTGTAATTCAGAAAATTGAGCTTTTTGATATTGAATTTGCCTTTGCTCTAAAATATCCCTTTGCTGAATCTCTTGGTTTCTATCCTTTTCTATTGATCCTTGGGTATTATTATTTATATTTTTATCTTTCACACCTTTAGATACCTCCTCAGGTTGTGGTTCAGATAACCTACCCACCAATTCTTTAAAGAAGTTTATTGGAAGTATTTGCATTATTACACTATCAATTAAATTACCAACTACCATTCTAAAGGCTACTTTTACCACTAACTCTTCACTAGACAATATTCCATTGATAGAACTTTGAGAAAGGTCTAATGTCTTGGTTATTGGCGGTGAAATATTGACCATTGTCCCAAAAATAGTTGACAAGGCAGTAGCAGCCCCACCCATCATTTGATTCATAGCCTCAGATACTGCACTGATATCAAGTTCTGTAAGTTCATCAGATTCTAAGTTTCCATCTCCCCCCATCAATAAATTCGCAATAATTTTAGCATCCCTTTGTTGAATTATCAAGACATTTGCTCCATGTAATCCTTCAGTATAACTTACTTCAACTACTAAACAAGGAACAGGATGATCTTCAGAAATTTTCTTTTTTGTAGTTAACTCTACATAAGGTGTTGTTATTTCCACCCTTTGGTTTAACAAGTTTGAGAGACTTGTAGCAGCAGAACCAAAAGATATGTTACCTATTTCACCTATAGCATCCTTCTCCCATTCAGTCAAAGTCACTTCTTCACTTTTGCTACTATCTGCCGATAATAATGCATCTATTTCTTCTTGAGTTAAGATATCACTCATAATCCCACTCCTCTTCTGCTATAGTTTCTGTAATTTGTACTGCTAATTTATTTTTTAATAATCCCACAGTACCTAAAAATTTAACTTTATCTTGAACTTTAACGAACAATGGTTCTGTGGTAAGCTGGTCTAAAGTGATTACATCACCAACTTGTAATTCTAACATATCTTTTATAGTAATAGTTGCTTTACCTAGCTCTACTGCTATAGGTAAATAAGATTTTTTCAAACCTGCTTCTACATTAGCTTGGTTTTCTGGTATTTTCTTGATAGATTGGGAAAACCAAAAATGGGCATTTAATTTATCTATCATAGATTCAATAGATATATACGGTATACAGATATTCATAAAACCTTCACTTTCCCCTAAGACTACTTTAAAAACGATTACTGCAACGGTTTCATTAGGTGAGACAATTTGCAAAAATTGGGGATTTGTTTCAATTTTGGTAGTTTTAGCTTTTAAATTAGTTACATTAAGCCATGCTTCATTTAAGTTTGTTAATATTCTATCTGTTACCAACTTAATAATTCTCTGTTCAATTTCTGATAAGGGACGTGAGTCTTTAATAGTTTTCCCTGGACCACCGAGTAATCTATCTATAATTGTATAAGCAATACTAGGGTTAATTTCAAGTAGTGCTTGCCCTTCCCCTGAATTGATGGAAAATAGATTAATTATAGTTGGGTTAGGTACTGACCTGATAAATTCTTCATAGGTTGTTTGATCAACGGAAGCCACACTAACCTGGACTACACTCCGTAAATTAGCTGATAAATAAGAAGTGATTAGGCGGGCAAAGTTTTCGTGGATCATTTGTAAAGTTCTTGTCTGATCCTTTGAGAACTTGTTAGGTCGTCTAAAATCATAAACCCTAATTTTAGTTTTTGTTTCCTCTTTTTTAACCTCTTCTACATCAATTTCTCCAGAAGATAAAGCTGAAAGTAGTGCATCTATTTCTGATTGAGATAAAACTTCAGACACCTGACCACCTCCCTTACCTTTATTGGGCTATGATAAATTCATTAAAATAGACATTGATAATTTTATAAGACAAAAATTTTTCTAACCCTATTTTTATTTCGTCACTTAACATTTGTTTTCCTTCATTTCCTTTTAATTCTTCAGCACTTTTTGATCTTAAAATTGTTATAATTTTATCTTGAAGCTGTATTTTCCTTTCTTCAATTTGTTGAACAGCTTTTTTATCCTCTAATTCAATATAGATATCAACTTTTATTATCCTAGTCCTGTTAGTATCCCTTAAATCAGTGGTGAAAGTACCTAAATTGTAAGTTATTCCTGTAAAATCAACAATATCCTTATCATTAGGAACTTCACCATTGTTTTTAGGTAAAACTAATCTCGTTGCAACTATATAAGATATTGAGGCTGACAATACAATTAAAATAAGACCTACTATGATTAAGAAACTCAAGTTGAACAATGTATATTCTTTTTCCATAACCTCTCTCCTTTTCCTAATTTACAGTAGACCGCAGAACTATTATATTCACCCTTCTATTTGCTAGCCTTCCTTCCCTTGTTTTGTTTGTCGCAATAGGGCGATATTCTCCATAACCTAAAGCTCCTAACCTATTAGGAGAAATCCCTTGATCTACAAAATATTTTACTACAGAAATTGCCCTTCCCGCAGATAATTCCCAGTTTGAAGGGAAAATAAGGGTATTTATTGGAATATTATCAGTATGACCTTCAACTAAAATTTCGTTATCTATTTTTTGTAAAATTAAAGTTAACTTATTGAGCAGCTCAAAGGCACTGGGTTTTAAATCTGCTTTACCTGAATCAAAAAGTATACTATCTTTAAACCTTATTTCTATTCCCTTTGTCTCTATACCGACATAAATACTATCTTCTAAGCCATATTCCTTTATTAAACCTACGAGCTGTTGGTAAGTCTCTAACAATTCATCATCTTGATCCTTTTGATCTTGATCTTCATCATCGTCTATTGGTAAATTATCTAGATCATTTATATCTATTATTTTTCCTCCATCTAAAACTCCAGATAAGCTTTGATTCAATGAAGCTACTAATTGTTGAAACTTTTGCATATCTATAGTTGAAAAGGAATACAACATGACAAACATACATAAAACCAAAGTAATAACATCACTATATGTTAATAGCCAATTATGTTGACTACTACTTTCTTCTTGAATTTTACGCCGCCTCATCTAATTCATCTCCAGCTTTTTTATTTCTTAAATTTTCCCTATCGCTAGGAGCTAAAAAGGCTTTCAGTTTTTCTTCAACAATCCTTGGGTTTTCCCCAGCTTGGATTGATAATAAACCCTCAATAACAACTTCCTTGAGCAAAATTTCTTCACTACTTTTCACTTTTAATTTTGCAGCTAAAGGGTTAAAGAAAAGATTAGCTAAAATTACGCCATAAAAAGTTGTTATTAAAGCTACTGCTAGCCCTGGGCCAATGGTTTCTGGATTATCTAGATTTTCTAACATCC from Anaerobranca gottschalkii DSM 13577 includes:
- a CDS encoding response regulator, producing MSKKIMIVDDAAFMRMMIKDILVKNGYEVVGEAANGVEAVEKYKELKPDLVTMDITMPEMDGVTALKEIKKIDPNAKVIMCSAMGQQAMVIDAIQSGAKDFIVKPFQNDRVIEAVRKAVG
- a CDS encoding OmpA family protein, translated to MRRRKIQEESSSQHNWLLTYSDVITLVLCMFVMLYSFSTIDMQKFQQLVASLNQSLSGVLDGGKIIDINDLDNLPIDDDEDQDQKDQDDELLETYQQLVGLIKEYGLEDSIYVGIETKGIEIRFKDSILFDSGKADLKPSAFELLNKLTLILQKIDNEILVEGHTDNIPINTLIFPSNWELSAGRAISVVKYFVDQGISPNRLGALGYGEYRPIATNKTREGRLANRRVNIIVLRSTVN
- the fliM gene encoding flagellar motor switch protein FliM, with product MSEVLSQSEIDALLSALSSGEIDVEEVKKEETKTKIRVYDFRRPNKFSKDQTRTLQMIHENFARLITSYLSANLRSVVQVSVASVDQTTYEEFIRSVPNPTIINLFSINSGEGQALLEINPSIAYTIIDRLLGGPGKTIKDSRPLSEIEQRIIKLVTDRILTNLNEAWLNVTNLKAKTTKIETNPQFLQIVSPNETVAVIVFKVVLGESEGFMNICIPYISIESMIDKLNAHFWFSQSIKKIPENQANVEAGLKKSYLPIAVELGKATITIKDMLELQVGDVITLDQLTTEPLFVKVQDKVKFLGTVGLLKNKLAVQITETIAEEEWDYE
- a CDS encoding flagellar basal body-associated FliL family protein, translating into MEKEYTLFNLSFLIIVGLILIVLSASISYIVATRLVLPKNNGEVPNDKDIVDFTGITYNLGTFTTDLRDTNRTRIIKVDIYIELEDKKAVQQIEERKIQLQDKIITILRSKSAEELKGNEGKQMLSDEIKIGLEKFLSYKIINVYFNEFIIAQ
- the fliY gene encoding flagellar motor switch phosphatase FliY codes for the protein MSDILTQEEIDALLSADSSKSEEVTLTEWEKDAIGEIGNISFGSAATSLSNLLNQRVEITTPYVELTTKKKISEDHPVPCLVVEVSYTEGLHGANVLIIQQRDAKIIANLLMGGDGNLESDELTELDISAVSEAMNQMMGGAATALSTIFGTMVNISPPITKTLDLSQSSINGILSSEELVVKVAFRMVVGNLIDSVIMQILPINFFKELVGRLSEPQPEEVSKGVKDKNINNNTQGSIEKDRNQEIQQRDILEQRQIQYQKAQFSELQPVEVGQHSHNIGLIMDVPLEITVELGRTKKKIKDILSLGTGSIIELEKMAGEPVEILANGKVIAKGEVVVINENFGVRITSILTPIERVQNLQ